One segment of Sphingomonas morindae DNA contains the following:
- a CDS encoding aldose epimerase family protein: MALAALCGGSEAALAGVDVAPFGTMADGRPIHLYTLSTPGLTVRVTDLGGIITAIETPDRAGRTADIVLGFATADQYRARDNQYFFGVPVGRFANRIAGARVTIDGQSYALAANNGPNTLHSGRPYYHERLWAARPFTRGGRSGVTLELVSPDGDQGFPGRLVLRLRYSVGPDHALRIDYRATTSRPTFVNFTNHSYFNLAGEGSGDVGGQSIQIRADRLAERDAAGLPTGRIVPVTGPYDLRAPRRIGDGIAAIKAQGGSGYDDSYVLADRPFARPRLVAEARDPASGRTLTVLTTEPSLQFYTANSAWGTDAGPSGRVYRRHGGFALETQHLPDSPHHPDFPTTLLRPGQTFRSTTLYRFGVEGG, from the coding sequence ATGGCTCTCGCCGCGCTTTGCGGCGGAAGCGAGGCCGCGCTGGCCGGGGTCGACGTCGCGCCCTTCGGCACCATGGCCGATGGCCGGCCGATCCACCTCTATACGCTCAGCACCCCCGGCCTGACGGTGCGCGTCACCGATCTGGGCGGGATCATCACCGCCATCGAGACGCCGGACCGCGCCGGCCGCACGGCGGATATCGTGCTCGGCTTCGCCACGGCCGATCAATATCGCGCCCGCGACAACCAATATTTCTTCGGCGTGCCGGTGGGACGCTTCGCCAACCGCATCGCCGGCGCGCGGGTGACGATCGACGGGCAGAGCTATGCACTCGCCGCCAACAACGGCCCCAATACGCTGCACAGCGGCCGCCCTTATTATCACGAGCGGCTCTGGGCGGCGCGCCCCTTCACGCGCGGCGGCCGCAGCGGGGTGACGCTCGAACTGGTGAGCCCCGACGGCGATCAGGGCTTTCCGGGCCGACTGGTGCTGCGGCTGCGCTACAGCGTCGGCCCCGATCACGCGCTGCGGATCGACTATCGCGCCACCACCAGCCGGCCGACCTTCGTCAACTTCACCAACCACAGCTATTTCAACCTGGCGGGCGAAGGCAGCGGCGATGTCGGCGGGCAGAGCATCCAGATCCGCGCGGATCGGCTGGCCGAACGCGATGCCGCCGGGCTGCCGACCGGCCGCATCGTGCCGGTGACCGGCCCCTATGATCTGCGCGCGCCGCGCCGGATCGGTGACGGCATCGCGGCGATCAAGGCGCAGGGCGGCAGCGGCTATGACGATTCCTATGTTCTGGCCGACCGCCCCTTCGCGCGGCCGCGCCTGGTGGCCGAGGCGCGCGATCCGGCCTCGGGCCGCACGCTGACGGTGCTGACGACCGAGCCCTCGCTGCAATTCTACACCGCCAACAGCGCCTGGGGCACCGATGCGGGGCCGAGCGGGCGCGTCTATCGCCGCCATGGCGGCTTCGCGCTCGAGACCCAGCATCTGCCCGACAGCCCGCACCATCCCGACTTCCCGACGACGCTGCTGCGCCCCGGTCAGACGTTCCGCTCCACCAC
- a CDS encoding DUF3772 domain-containing protein translates to MILRLALLLLLSVLPALPLRAQDVAAANGAIESLAQAARDYKAIDTAFTARSDATERRGLEDRANGVRQAADDAVALLGQQIALVDARIAQLGPVTPGVSEAPDIRAQRRQLAISRSTLDSAIKRGKLLSVEAQQLAAEIDDSAVNAFNERITARTPSPLTGRFWSLFAEGLPRDARRIRGFVGEETDAIAQGLARPTRWPALLGLLAALLLLGPARRMLARAGMRLMIERAPASRLRRSGLALWTALVGTLLPGFAALALVNGLDAAGMIAPSWDRLGGFLVRVSFVAAAIVALGAALLQPKAPSWRLPLISDAAAAGLRRWTRVAAGVVLATALLGSFTAEAGSGSPLTIATDGLTVALDMALVFGVLRSIAGYRRRAEAAREAEGESGGVIAGGTVALAAWVAVAFTIVALLAGYFTLALTVARMLLWWPVVASALYLLLIAADDLCTGLIARDSRLGLSLHQSFGVRGSLVDQAGVFLSALVRLILVALAFSLAMGPFGSNITSLFDIIDRVSQGLTIGQVTIAPGAILRALAVLAAGLFVVRTAQRWLTDRYLPATELDAGARNSIAMVARYSGLILATLWALASLGIGIERIALLLSALSVGIGFGLQAITQNFVSGLILLAERPVKIGDWVRIGSDEGDIKRISVRATEIQIADRSTLIVPNSELITKAVLNKTLSDPLGRIQLQFSIPLGADVGAARDRLLAIYAETPAVLEEPAPAVFIDSIVDGRVLLNSFAHVRSPREVYSTRSAILFRLLTELPAAGIELGVTPQQMQIISDARAAPAAAPDPAAPQPAG, encoded by the coding sequence ATGATCCTGCGTCTCGCGCTCCTGCTGCTGCTGTCCGTGCTGCCCGCCTTGCCGCTGCGCGCCCAGGATGTCGCCGCCGCCAACGGCGCGATCGAGAGCCTCGCCCAGGCGGCCCGCGACTATAAGGCGATCGACACCGCCTTCACCGCGCGCAGCGACGCGACCGAGCGGCGTGGGCTCGAAGACCGCGCCAATGGCGTGCGCCAGGCGGCGGATGATGCCGTCGCGCTGCTCGGCCAGCAGATCGCGCTGGTCGACGCGCGGATCGCGCAGCTCGGCCCGGTCACGCCCGGGGTCAGCGAGGCGCCCGACATTCGCGCGCAGCGGCGCCAGCTGGCGATCAGCCGCTCGACGCTCGATTCCGCGATCAAGCGCGGCAAGCTGCTCTCGGTGGAAGCGCAGCAGCTCGCCGCCGAGATCGACGACAGCGCGGTCAACGCCTTTAACGAGCGGATCACCGCCCGCACGCCCTCGCCGCTGACCGGCCGCTTCTGGAGCCTGTTCGCCGAGGGCCTGCCGCGCGACGCGCGTCGCATCCGCGGCTTTGTCGGCGAGGAGACCGACGCGATCGCGCAGGGGTTAGCGCGGCCGACGCGCTGGCCGGCGCTGCTCGGCCTGCTCGCCGCGCTGCTGCTGCTGGGGCCGGCGCGCCGGATGCTGGCCCGCGCCGGCATGCGGCTGATGATCGAGCGGGCCCCGGCGAGCCGGCTGCGGCGCTCGGGCCTCGCGCTGTGGACGGCGCTGGTCGGCACGCTGCTGCCCGGCTTCGCCGCGCTCGCGCTGGTCAACGGGCTGGACGCGGCGGGCATGATCGCGCCGAGCTGGGATCGGCTGGGCGGCTTTCTGGTGCGGGTCAGCTTCGTCGCGGCGGCGATCGTGGCGCTGGGCGCGGCCCTGCTCCAGCCCAAGGCGCCGTCCTGGCGGCTGCCGCTCATCAGCGATGCCGCCGCCGCCGGGCTGCGCCGCTGGACGCGGGTGGCGGCGGGCGTGGTGCTCGCCACCGCGCTGCTCGGCAGCTTCACCGCCGAGGCGGGCAGCGGCAGCCCGCTCACCATCGCCACCGACGGGCTGACGGTGGCGCTCGACATGGCGCTGGTGTTCGGCGTGCTGCGCAGCATCGCCGGTTATCGCCGCCGCGCCGAGGCCGCGCGCGAGGCCGAGGGCGAGAGCGGCGGCGTGATCGCCGGGGGCACGGTGGCGCTCGCCGCCTGGGTGGCGGTGGCCTTCACCATCGTCGCGCTGCTCGCGGGCTATTTCACGCTCGCGCTCACCGTGGCGCGCATGCTGCTCTGGTGGCCGGTTGTCGCCTCCGCGCTCTATCTGCTGCTGATCGCGGCGGACGATCTCTGCACGGGATTGATCGCGCGCGACAGCCGGCTCGGCCTGTCGCTGCACCAGAGCTTCGGCGTGCGCGGCAGCCTGGTCGATCAGGCCGGCGTCTTCCTGTCGGCGCTGGTCCGGCTGATCCTCGTCGCGCTCGCCTTCAGCCTGGCGATGGGCCCGTTCGGCTCCAACATCACCTCGCTCTTCGACATTATCGACCGGGTGTCGCAGGGCCTCACCATCGGCCAGGTGACGATCGCGCCGGGCGCGATCCTGCGCGCGCTGGCGGTGCTGGCGGCGGGGCTGTTCGTGGTGCGCACCGCGCAGCGCTGGCTGACCGATCGCTATCTGCCCGCCACCGAGCTGGACGCCGGCGCGCGCAACTCCATCGCCATGGTCGCGCGCTATAGCGGGCTGATCCTCGCCACCCTCTGGGCGCTCGCCTCGCTCGGCATCGGCATCGAGCGCATCGCCCTGCTGCTCTCGGCGCTGTCGGTGGGCATCGGCTTCGGCCTGCAGGCGATCACGCAGAATTTCGTGTCGGGCCTGATCCTGCTCGCCGAACGCCCGGTGAAGATCGGCGATTGGGTGCGGATCGGCAGCGACGAGGGCGATATCAAGCGGATCAGCGTGCGCGCCACCGAGATCCAGATCGCCGACCGTTCGACGCTGATCGTTCCCAATTCCGAACTCATCACCAAGGCCGTGCTCAACAAGACGCTGAGCGATCCGCTCGGCCGCATCCAGCTGCAATTCTCGATCCCGCTCGGCGCGGATGTCGGCGCCGCGCGCGACCGGCTGCTCGCCATCTATGCGGAGACGCCGGCGGTGCTGGAGGAGCCCGCGCCGGCCGTCTTCATCGATTCCATCGTCGATGGGCGCGTGCTGCTCAACAGCTTCGCCCATGTCCGCAGCCCGCGCGAAGTCTATTCCACGCGCAGCGCGATCCTCTTCCGCCTGCTCACCGAATTGCCGGCGGCCGGGATCGAGCTGGGCGTCACGCCGCAGCAGATGCAGATCATCAGCGATGCCCGCGCCGCGCCCGCCGCCGCGCCCGATCCGGCCGCGCCCCAACCGGCGGGCTGA
- a CDS encoding MFS transporter: protein MLAPQAELSEGERARGMRYLMVDAAAATAIGAINSGVVLLTLALHIGASNIQIGLLAAIPLLTQMLQAPAVTLVERVRRRRLISVSCVFLARIALPIYASVPFIPDARLAAMVLILAALLHYGLNAVGACSWNSWIRDLIPEARLGQFFSRRGLYGTSVSIGATLIGAYALDAAGRSHALGDRIFSALYLTGFVLGLVSTAALARVPEPLMADPGPRVPLHRLLWQPLRHGNFRNMIRFLASWQFAVNLATPFFTVYFVRELGFSMGFVLLLNVISQVANIAVVRAWGRLSDRFTNKSVLAAAAPVFLLSIAAIAFASNFEGLAARGAWLVLLHVVMGAAGAGVSLASGNIVMKLSPAGSATNFMATNALAGALAAGLAPIVGGWAADFFSRRRLELHLTWFGPHGPNQLLGVAFSHWEFFFLLSALLGLYALHRLSLVDEPGSVEGRAVMGYILGSARRTLRNASSVAGLRLAVTFPGAELIKARERKRFFLETLFERMGRGEAAAPEQAVGGLLGAAFAPPPPDRDLDRLLDQLDAAPRASGRDHG, encoded by the coding sequence ATGCTAGCCCCCCAGGCCGAACTCAGCGAGGGCGAACGCGCCCGGGGCATGCGCTATCTGATGGTGGATGCTGCCGCCGCCACCGCGATCGGCGCGATCAACAGCGGCGTGGTGCTGCTCACCCTGGCGCTGCACATCGGCGCCAGCAACATCCAGATCGGCCTGCTCGCCGCCATCCCGCTGCTCACCCAGATGCTGCAGGCGCCGGCGGTGACGCTGGTGGAGCGGGTGCGGCGGCGGCGGCTGATCTCGGTGAGCTGCGTGTTCCTCGCGCGGATCGCGCTGCCCATCTATGCCAGCGTGCCCTTCATCCCGGACGCGCGGCTCGCGGCCATGGTGCTGATCCTCGCGGCCCTGCTGCATTACGGGCTCAACGCCGTCGGCGCGTGCAGCTGGAACAGCTGGATCCGCGATCTCATCCCCGAGGCGCGGCTCGGGCAATTCTTCTCGCGCCGGGGGCTCTACGGCACCAGCGTCAGCATCGGCGCGACGCTGATCGGCGCCTATGCGCTGGATGCGGCGGGCCGTTCGCACGCGCTTGGCGACCGCATCTTCAGCGCGCTCTATCTCACGGGCTTTGTCCTCGGGCTCGTCAGCACGGCCGCGCTCGCGCGCGTGCCCGAACCGCTGATGGCCGATCCCGGCCCGCGCGTGCCGCTCCACCGGCTGCTCTGGCAGCCGCTGCGCCATGGCAATTTCCGCAATATGATCCGCTTCCTAGCGAGCTGGCAATTCGCGGTGAACCTGGCGACGCCCTTCTTCACCGTCTATTTCGTGCGCGAGCTCGGCTTCTCGATGGGCTTTGTGCTGCTGCTCAACGTCATCAGCCAGGTGGCCAATATCGCGGTGGTGCGGGCCTGGGGCCGGCTGAGCGACCGCTTCACCAACAAATCGGTGCTGGCGGCGGCGGCGCCCGTCTTCCTGCTCTCGATCGCCGCGATCGCCTTCGCCTCCAATTTCGAGGGGCTGGCGGCGCGGGGCGCGTGGCTGGTGCTGCTCCATGTCGTGATGGGCGCGGCGGGCGCCGGAGTGAGCCTCGCCTCGGGCAATATCGTGATGAAGCTCAGCCCGGCGGGCAGCGCCACCAATTTCATGGCGACCAACGCGCTGGCCGGGGCGCTGGCGGCGGGGCTGGCGCCGATCGTCGGCGGCTGGGCGGCGGATTTCTTCAGCCGCCGTCGGCTGGAGCTACACCTCACCTGGTTCGGCCCGCATGGCCCCAATCAGCTGTTAGGCGTCGCCTTCAGCCATTGGGAATTCTTCTTCCTGCTCTCGGCCCTGCTCGGCCTGTACGCGCTCCACCGCCTGTCGCTGGTCGACGAGCCCGGCTCGGTCGAGGGGCGCGCGGTGATGGGCTATATTCTCGGCTCCGCGCGGCGCACGCTGCGCAACGCCTCGTCGGTGGCGGGGCTGCGTCTGGCGGTCACCTTTCCCGGCGCCGAGCTGATCAAGGCGCGCGAGCGCAAGCGCTTCTTCCTCGAAACCCTGTTCGAGCGCATGGGCCGGGGCGAAGCCGCCGCGCCGGAGCAGGCGGTGGGCGGGCTGCTCGGCGCCGCCTTCGCCCCGCCGCCGCCCGATCGCGATCTCGATCGCCTGCTCGACCAGCTCGACGCCGCGCCGCGCGCGTCCGGCCGCGACCACGGTTGA
- the glf gene encoding UDP-galactopyranose mutase, whose protein sequence is MVQPPHAPSATPSGEADAAAPTLLCFSHLRWAFVFQRPQHLIMRFARTRRTWFWEEPRRIEGLAEARLDRQTCAETGVTILTPELPAEADPTRETDMLKALLDALVATASGPLIRWYYTPMMLPFSAHVAADCVVYDCMDELANFDHAPPELLPLEERLIAQADLVFTGGYSLYEAKRDRHPAVHPFPSSVDAAHFAKARAPGAEPADQAAIPGPRLGFYGVIDERMDLALLDAVAAARPDWSLVIIGPVVKISEADLPRRPNIHYLGGKSYAALPDYLRGWDVALMPFAINAATRFISPTKTPEYLAAGRPVVSTPITDVVRHYGALEAVEIADTADAFVAACAASLARAADPGGAWRAAVADSLATLSWDRSFAAMEALIAEATARGAHVQPIVSPTAGGAPAPRHYDVMVVGAGFAGAVMAERLARESGKRVLVVDRRPHIAGNAFDHEDEAGILIHQYGPHIFHTNSAEIFDYLSRFTEWRPYAHRVLADVNGLLVPMPINRTTLNRLYGLDLDSDEAAAAFLASRAEPVEVVRSSADVVISAVGRELYETFFQGYTRKQWGMDPSELDKSVTARVPTRTNCDDRYFTDQYQAMPAKGFTHMFARMLDHPNIDLLLGVDYAEAREAYPHDHLVFTGPIDEYFGYRFGKLPYRSLRFQHETVDREWVQEVAVINHPAPDTPYTRVTEYKHLTGQSAPRSSITYEYPSAEGDPYYPIPRAENQALFKRYEALALAQADVTFVGRLATYRYYNMDQVVGQALAAHRRLAARWAAAGEARVRPAAVTAPAAAAGPAGKIEADGPLRASAA, encoded by the coding sequence ATGGTCCAGCCGCCGCACGCCCCCTCCGCCACGCCGAGCGGGGAGGCGGACGCCGCCGCGCCGACGCTGCTCTGCTTCAGCCATCTGCGCTGGGCCTTTGTGTTCCAGCGGCCGCAGCATCTGATAATGCGTTTCGCGCGGACGCGCCGCACCTGGTTCTGGGAAGAGCCGCGCCGCATCGAGGGATTGGCCGAGGCCCGGCTCGATCGCCAGACCTGCGCCGAGACCGGCGTCACCATCCTCACCCCCGAACTCCCCGCCGAGGCCGATCCGACACGCGAGACGGACATGCTCAAGGCGCTGCTCGACGCGCTCGTCGCCACCGCCTCCGGCCCGCTGATCCGCTGGTATTACACGCCGATGATGCTGCCCTTCTCGGCCCATGTCGCGGCGGACTGCGTCGTCTATGATTGCATGGACGAGCTCGCCAATTTCGATCACGCGCCGCCCGAGCTGCTGCCGCTCGAGGAGCGGCTGATCGCGCAGGCGGATCTCGTCTTCACCGGCGGCTACAGCCTGTACGAAGCCAAGCGCGATCGCCATCCTGCCGTCCATCCCTTTCCGTCGAGCGTCGACGCCGCGCATTTCGCCAAGGCGCGCGCGCCCGGCGCCGAGCCCGCCGACCAGGCGGCCATTCCGGGGCCGCGCCTCGGCTTCTACGGGGTGATCGACGAGCGCATGGATCTGGCGCTGCTCGATGCGGTCGCCGCCGCGCGGCCGGACTGGTCGCTGGTCATCATCGGCCCGGTGGTGAAGATCAGCGAGGCCGATCTGCCGCGCCGGCCCAACATCCATTATCTGGGCGGCAAGAGCTACGCCGCCCTGCCCGACTATCTGCGCGGCTGGGACGTGGCGCTGATGCCCTTCGCGATCAACGCCGCGACCCGCTTCATCAGCCCCACCAAGACGCCCGAATATCTCGCCGCCGGCCGGCCCGTCGTCTCCACGCCGATCACCGACGTGGTGCGCCATTACGGCGCGCTCGAGGCGGTGGAGATCGCCGACACGGCCGATGCCTTCGTCGCCGCCTGCGCGGCGTCGCTCGCGCGCGCGGCCGATCCCGGCGGCGCGTGGCGCGCGGCGGTGGCGGACAGCCTCGCCACCCTCTCCTGGGACCGGAGCTTCGCGGCGATGGAGGCGCTGATCGCCGAAGCGACGGCGCGCGGCGCGCATGTCCAGCCGATCGTCTCCCCCACCGCCGGAGGCGCGCCGGCGCCGCGCCATTATGACGTGATGGTGGTGGGCGCGGGCTTCGCCGGCGCGGTGATGGCCGAGCGGCTGGCGCGCGAAAGCGGCAAGCGCGTGCTGGTGGTGGACCGCCGCCCGCACATCGCGGGCAACGCCTTCGACCATGAGGACGAAGCCGGCATCCTCATCCATCAATATGGGCCGCACATCTTTCACACCAATTCGGCCGAGATCTTCGACTATCTCTCGCGCTTCACGGAGTGGCGCCCCTATGCGCACCGCGTGCTCGCCGATGTGAACGGCCTGCTGGTGCCGATGCCGATCAACCGCACCACGCTCAATCGCCTCTATGGCCTGGACCTGGACAGCGACGAGGCCGCCGCCGCCTTTCTCGCCAGCCGTGCCGAGCCGGTGGAGGTGGTGCGCAGCTCGGCCGATGTCGTGATCTCGGCGGTCGGCCGCGAACTTTATGAAACCTTCTTCCAGGGCTATACCCGCAAGCAATGGGGCATGGACCCGTCCGAGCTCGACAAATCGGTGACGGCGCGGGTGCCGACCCGCACCAATTGCGACGATCGCTATTTCACCGATCAGTATCAGGCGATGCCGGCCAAGGGCTTCACCCACATGTTCGCGCGCATGCTCGATCATCCCAATATCGATCTGCTGCTCGGCGTCGACTATGCCGAGGCGCGCGAGGCCTATCCGCACGATCACCTGGTCTTCACCGGGCCGATCGACGAATATTTCGGCTATCGCTTCGGCAAGCTGCCCTACCGGTCGCTGCGCTTCCAGCACGAGACGGTGGACCGCGAATGGGTGCAGGAGGTGGCGGTCATCAACCACCCCGCGCCCGACACGCCCTATACCCGCGTGACCGAATATAAGCATCTCACCGGCCAGAGCGCGCCGCGATCCAGCATCACCTACGAATATCCGAGCGCCGAGGGCGATCCCTATTATCCCATTCCGCGCGCCGAGAACCAGGCGCTGTTCAAGCGCTACGAGGCGCTCGCGCTGGCGCAGGCGGATGTCACCTTCGTCGGGCGGCTGGCCACCTATCGCTATTACAATATGGATCAGGTGGTGGGCCAGGCGCTCGCCGCGCATCGGCGGCTGGCGGCGCGCTGGGCGGCGGCGGGAGAGGCGCGGGTGCGGCCGGCGGCGGTCACCGCGCCTGCGGCCGCCGCGGGCCCCGCGGGCAAGATCGAGGCGGACGGCCCGCTCCGCGCCTCGGCGGCCTGA
- a CDS encoding sugar nucleotide-binding protein: MHEAVELWGGPECTINRVGDGFSDQFARSGHDRRLDDIDRFADLGLRTLRYPLLWERIAPARPDACDWRWADAAMAALARRGVRVIAGLVHHGSGPRYTSLLDDAGFAAGLARHARAVAERYPEIGDWTPVNEPLTTARFSALYGHWYPHARAEPEFWRALLNQIDGVRLAMRAVRAINPRARLIQTDDLGRTYATAALRDQAAFDNLRRWASWDLLTGRVTKDHPLWARLARYGLASRLAAIADDPCPPDLIGINHYLTSDRFLDHRLHRYPARSHGGSDTHRYADVEAIRVLEPAPPGLAGALGEAWARYGIPLAITEAHNGCTREEQLRWLVEAWDSAVRLRGAGVDVRAVTVWSLLGSHGWNTLLTSPGLYEPGVFDLSGGTPRPTALAGLVRALAEGAAPPPLAGGAGWWRRPLRLEHPPVPRPAPLAEHRPPAPRPAPPPMLLLGGDSAIGRAIRTACAVRGLAVTAIATADLDAALAASPSPLALIDASPAAAGVGAAEGLAPAALVACAAAAADRLARAAARGVPSLSFTTDLVFAPVADAAEACDEQARPRPATRYGALHAEIDRRVARLAGQHLRIRHGPLLDPAAPPAWLGALRDGAAVALSDSGLVSPAHLPDLVRTALDLLEDDAGGSWHLCHAPALSWAGLGRRLARATGADPALVRATAAPAPAGAPLASRRGAPLPPLDDALAAFAAALAPAPAARRAA; this comes from the coding sequence GTGCACGAGGCGGTGGAGCTTTGGGGCGGCCCGGAATGCACCATCAACCGGGTGGGCGACGGCTTTTCGGATCAGTTCGCGCGCAGCGGCCATGATCGCCGGCTGGACGATATCGACCGCTTCGCCGATTTGGGCCTGCGCACGCTGCGCTACCCCTTGCTCTGGGAACGCATCGCCCCCGCGCGCCCCGATGCCTGCGACTGGCGCTGGGCGGATGCGGCGATGGCGGCGCTGGCGCGACGGGGCGTCCGCGTCATTGCCGGGCTGGTCCATCATGGCAGCGGGCCGCGCTACACCAGCCTGCTCGACGATGCCGGCTTCGCCGCCGGGCTGGCGCGCCATGCCCGCGCGGTCGCCGAACGCTATCCCGAGATCGGCGACTGGACGCCGGTCAACGAGCCGCTCACCACCGCGCGCTTCTCCGCGCTCTACGGCCATTGGTATCCGCACGCGCGCGCCGAGCCGGAGTTCTGGCGCGCGCTGCTCAACCAGATCGACGGCGTGCGGCTGGCGATGCGCGCCGTGCGCGCCATCAACCCGCGCGCGCGGCTGATCCAGACCGACGATCTCGGCCGGACCTACGCCACCGCCGCGCTGCGCGACCAGGCCGCGTTCGACAATCTGCGCCGCTGGGCGAGCTGGGATCTGCTGACCGGCCGGGTGACGAAGGATCATCCGCTCTGGGCGCGGCTGGCGCGCTACGGCCTGGCCTCGCGGCTCGCGGCCATCGCCGACGATCCCTGCCCGCCCGATCTGATCGGCATCAACCATTATCTCACCAGCGACCGCTTCCTCGATCACCGGCTGCATCGCTATCCGGCGCGCAGCCATGGCGGCAGCGACACGCATCGCTATGCCGATGTCGAGGCCATCCGCGTGCTGGAACCGGCGCCGCCGGGGCTTGCGGGCGCGCTCGGCGAGGCCTGGGCGCGCTACGGCATTCCGCTCGCCATCACCGAGGCGCATAATGGCTGCACCCGCGAGGAGCAGCTGCGCTGGCTGGTGGAGGCGTGGGACAGCGCCGTCCGGCTGCGCGGCGCCGGGGTGGATGTGCGGGCCGTCACCGTCTGGTCGCTGCTCGGCAGCCATGGCTGGAACACGCTGCTCACCAGCCCCGGCCTCTACGAGCCGGGCGTGTTCGACCTGAGCGGCGGCACGCCCCGGCCGACCGCGCTGGCGGGGCTGGTGCGCGCCCTGGCGGAGGGCGCGGCGCCGCCGCCGCTGGCGGGCGGCGCCGGCTGGTGGCGCCGCCCGCTGCGGCTGGAACATCCGCCCGTGCCGCGCCCGGCGCCGCTCGCCGAGCATCGGCCGCCTGCACCGCGTCCGGCGCCCCCGCCGATGCTGCTGCTGGGCGGCGACAGCGCGATCGGACGCGCGATCCGCACCGCCTGCGCGGTGCGCGGTCTTGCCGTCACCGCCATCGCGACGGCGGATCTCGATGCCGCGCTCGCCGCCTCGCCATCGCCGCTGGCGCTGATCGACGCGAGCCCGGCGGCGGCGGGGGTCGGCGCGGCCGAAGGGCTCGCACCCGCCGCCCTGGTGGCGTGCGCCGCCGCCGCCGCCGATCGGCTGGCGCGGGCCGCCGCGCGCGGCGTGCCGAGCCTGAGCTTCACCACCGATCTCGTCTTCGCCCCCGTCGCCGACGCGGCCGAGGCGTGCGACGAGCAGGCCCGGCCCCGGCCCGCCACCCGCTATGGCGCGCTCCACGCCGAGATCGACCGCCGCGTCGCCCGTCTGGCCGGCCAGCATCTGCGCATCCGCCACGGCCCGCTGCTCGATCCCGCCGCGCCGCCCGCCTGGCTGGGCGCGCTGCGCGACGGCGCCGCCGTGGCGCTCAGCGACAGCGGTCTGGTGAGCCCCGCGCACCTTCCCGATCTGGTGCGCACCGCGCTCGACCTGCTGGAGGACGACGCCGGCGGCAGCTGGCATCTGTGCCATGCGCCGGCGCTGAGCTGGGCCGGGCTGGGGCGCCGGCTGGCGCGGGCGACGGGCGCCGATCCGGCGCTGGTGCGCGCCACCGCCGCGCCCGCGCCGGCGGGCGCGCCGCTCGCCAGCCGGCGGGGCGCACCGCTGCCGCCGCTGGACGACGCGCTCGCCGCCTTCGCCGCCGCGCTGGCCCCGGCCCCGGCCGCACGCCGGGCGGCCTGA
- a CDS encoding M28 family metallopeptidase, protein MRKTGIGLALLAGAAMASAAPKPGWIVNPAWVHAEESFLASDALRGRGSFTRDEAIAAAYVGSQFEAFGLKPAPGLTGYVQTAPLIHTRVEGAPRLSLAGRALPAPTLVVGPLGPIEGKVALVASGDPADLPEDAPIVAVAAPRVEPAALFRAARAKHIGLVVIEASAASAAWRASLDPAPAMPSYVAGDPPARRTAFATLDAAGFAALRAGAGAIARLDVTVARDPGSTSNAIGYLPGTDPQAGVILLSAHLDHLGQRADGTIFHGANDDASGTTAVMELARALAATGPHRRGLLFVAYGSEEAGTYGSRYFGAHPPVPLTSLVANIEFEMIGAQDPRLPAGALMMTGFPRSDLGAALKAGGALIAPDPYPEEHFFERSDNYALALKGVVAHTLSGWAVVPTYHQPTDDLAHIDFPFMTRAIQSLVGPVQTLANGRFTPHWQGEGQPKE, encoded by the coding sequence ATGCGGAAGACGGGGATCGGCCTGGCGTTGCTGGCGGGCGCGGCCATGGCGAGCGCCGCGCCCAAGCCGGGCTGGATTGTCAATCCCGCCTGGGTGCATGCCGAGGAGAGTTTCCTCGCCAGCGATGCGCTGCGCGGGCGCGGCAGCTTCACCCGCGACGAGGCGATCGCCGCCGCCTATGTGGGCAGCCAGTTCGAGGCGTTCGGCCTCAAGCCCGCGCCCGGCCTGACGGGCTATGTCCAGACCGCGCCGCTGATCCATACGCGCGTCGAAGGGGCGCCGCGGCTCAGCCTGGCCGGCCGCGCGCTGCCCGCGCCGACGCTGGTGGTGGGGCCGCTCGGCCCGATCGAGGGCAAGGTCGCGCTGGTCGCCTCGGGCGATCCCGCCGATCTGCCCGAGGACGCGCCGATCGTCGCCGTCGCGGCGCCGCGCGTGGAGCCGGCCGCCCTGTTCCGCGCCGCCCGGGCCAAACATATCGGGCTGGTGGTGATTGAGGCGAGCGCGGCCAGCGCGGCGTGGCGCGCCAGCCTGGATCCGGCGCCGGCCATGCCGAGCTATGTCGCGGGCGATCCGCCGGCGCGGCGCACCGCCTTCGCCACGCTCGACGCGGCGGGCTTCGCGGCGCTGCGCGCCGGCGCGGGCGCGATCGCCCGGCTGGACGTGACGGTGGCGCGCGATCCGGGCAGCACCAGCAACGCGATCGGCTATCTGCCGGGCACCGATCCGCAGGCCGGCGTAATCCTGCTCAGCGCGCATCTCGATCATCTCGGCCAGCGCGCGGACGGCACCATCTTCCACGGCGCCAATGACGATGCATCGGGCACCACCGCCGTGATGGAGCTGGCGCGCGCGCTCGCCGCCACCGGGCCGCACCGGCGCGGCCTGTTGTTCGTCGCCTATGGCAGCGAGGAGGCGGGCACCTATGGCTCGCGCTATTTCGGCGCGCATCCCCCGGTGCCGCTGACCAGCCTCGTCGCCAATATCGAGTTCGAGATGATCGGCGCGCAGGATCCGCGCCTGCCGGCTGGCGCGCTGATGATGACGGGCTTTCCCCGCTCCGATCTGGGCGCGGCGCTCAAGGCGGGCGGCGCGCTGATTGCGCCCGATCCCTATCCGGAGGAGCATTTCTTCGAGCGCTCCGACAATTACGCGCTCGCGCTCAAGGGGGTGGTGGCGCACACTCTGTCGGGCTGGGCGGTGGTGCCGACCTACCACCAGCCGACCGACGATCTCGCCCATATCGACTTTCCGTTCATGACCCGCGCCATCCAGTCGCTGGTCGGGCCGGTGCAGACGCTCGCCAATGGGCGCTTCACCCCGCATTGGCAGGGCGAGGGCCAGCCCAAGGAATAG